A DNA window from Primulina tabacum isolate GXHZ01 chromosome 12, ASM2559414v2, whole genome shotgun sequence contains the following coding sequences:
- the LOC142520805 gene encoding uncharacterized protein LOC142520805, with protein MMSRGVINYCCSCSPKITIIWFISAFTFFFFFQMALRNSSSHDDINPNRPAISAQSSISYAEQRSILYAKMAKDLDENGAVFLRQGETSQSLSLSDIFTLKDGTVTPVLKAANPPVRANVLHLNPEYSIPISEAVKNILLPYFGKAIWFQNSSMYHFSMFHASHHISPVPATETEIEVEASAIKTVTETICPLNIFLDRVVLTSTGVLLGCWQVISGTDPVTIRTKLKTALPRAPEKQLYNEVMLHTSFARLLGPPNNLPEEGQKVSRIQIFHELVNRVNNKIRGMKATVSELWYVEEYDMLALALNGKMKVREFHFSCSNA; from the exons tccaaATGGCGCTCCGCAATTCTTCATCTCATGATGACATTAATCCTAATCGGCCCGCCATTTCAG cacaatcttcaatttcataTGCTGAGCAGAGATCAATTTTATATGCAAAGATGGCGAAAGATCTGGATGAGAATGGAGCCGTTTTTCTTCGACAAGGAGAAACTTCTCAGTCTTTATCACTGTCAGATATTTTTACATTGAAGGATGGAACTGTGACACCAGTTCTTAAG GCCGCAAACCCTCCAGTGCGAGCAAATGTTCTGCATCTAAATCCTGAATACTCTATTCCAATATC GGAAGCCGTGAAGAATATATTATTGCCGTACTTTGGCAAAG CAATTTGGTTTCAGAACTCTAGTATGTACCACTTTAGTATGTTTCATGCTTCACATCACATATCTCCGGTACCCGCCACAGAAACCGAG ATTGAAGTTGAAGCAAGTGCCATAAAAACTGTCACAGAGACCATATGCCCTTTAAATATTTTCCTAGATCGTGTGGTTTTGACCTCTACTGGTGTGCTACTAGGTTGTTGGCAG GTGATCTCTGGAACAGATCCTGTAACAATTCGTACTAAACTAAAAACTGCTCTGCCACGTGCTCCAGAGAAGCAGCTA TATAATGAGGTGATGCTTCATACGTCATTCGCGAGGCTTCTAGGGCCCCCCAACAACTTGCCAGAG GAGGGACAAAAAGTTTCCAGAATCCAAATTTTCCACGAGCTTGTAAACAGAGTAAACAACAAAATTCGGGGAATGAAG GCAACTGTGTCCGAACTCTGGTACGTGGAGGAATACGATATGCTGGCTCTCGCACTTAACGGAAAGATGAAGGTTCGCGAGTTTCATTTCAGCTGTTCAAACGCTTAG